From the Spartobacteria bacterium genome, one window contains:
- a CDS encoding HAMP domain-containing histidine kinase, producing the protein MDHKKTLFWQIVTPYLLIIVLSISALVLLSSQSIRNFNITRVEKNLLNSSQLIQPLVEHLLAAQSIESLQSYCRAASSSDMRITVIMADGRVVADTDSNPSLMENHAMRPEIVAARSGLTGVEQRFSDTLKVSMLYVARPILLNEDSAGAVLRVCKPLTMIDASIHAFQKQIIWGGMVTFVLAALTGLLVARRISEPLRKMCEVANSCAQGDFSLRTPPIGHGSQEVSDLANAINCMASKLEDRISVIKENHENLQSILASMKEGVMAFDKQGELLMLNDAARNLLNLKAAVKVGVSHDVCTNDEALSSVLREAIYSDEPLARSVDLFDGAVKRFIRIHTAKLKAKNGTLVVLHDMTQINQVEAMRRDFVANVSHELKTPITSIKGFVETLIDNPPAKNKDQNHFLRIISRQADRLQAIVDDLLTLARIEADADYAKPPLQSCTFDDLLNAAKTTCMAKAKKKNVVITLESPPRLKSCFNILMMEQALVNLLDNSIKYSPEGTEVTCGVQESSEHYMIYVRDRGCGIAPEHMNRIFERFYRVDKARSRSLGGTGLGLSIVKHIVLAHTGTITVDSRLGEGTTFRILLPKVIDESLLSG; encoded by the coding sequence ATGGATCACAAAAAAACGTTGTTTTGGCAAATTGTAACACCTTATTTGCTTATTATTGTTCTTTCCATCAGTGCGCTGGTCCTGCTTTCCAGTCAATCAATCCGGAATTTTAACATAACCCGAGTTGAAAAAAATCTGCTCAACAGCAGTCAGCTGATTCAGCCACTGGTGGAACATCTGCTTGCGGCTCAGTCCATTGAGTCGTTGCAGTCTTATTGTCGAGCCGCTTCATCCAGTGATATGCGTATTACCGTTATTATGGCCGATGGACGGGTTGTCGCAGATACCGACAGCAATCCGTCGCTGATGGAAAACCATGCCATGCGCCCTGAAATTGTCGCGGCGCGGTCGGGTCTTACCGGTGTGGAGCAGCGCTTCAGTGACACATTGAAAGTGTCGATGCTTTATGTAGCGAGGCCCATTTTGTTAAACGAGGATTCTGCGGGTGCTGTTTTGCGGGTATGTAAGCCGTTGACCATGATTGATGCCAGTATTCATGCTTTCCAGAAGCAGATTATTTGGGGCGGTATGGTCACTTTTGTCCTGGCGGCATTGACCGGATTGCTGGTTGCCCGTCGAATCAGTGAGCCGCTCCGCAAAATGTGTGAAGTAGCGAACAGCTGTGCGCAGGGGGACTTTTCCCTGCGAACACCCCCCATTGGTCACGGATCACAGGAGGTGTCGGATCTGGCCAATGCGATCAACTGCATGGCCTCCAAACTGGAAGACCGCATTTCTGTGATCAAGGAAAATCATGAAAACCTGCAATCCATTCTGGCAAGCATGAAGGAAGGCGTCATGGCCTTCGATAAACAGGGTGAGCTTCTGATGCTCAATGATGCCGCGAGGAACTTGCTGAATCTGAAAGCCGCAGTGAAAGTCGGTGTTTCGCATGATGTATGCACCAATGATGAAGCACTTTCATCAGTGCTGCGTGAGGCCATTTATTCGGATGAACCGCTGGCCAGAAGTGTGGATTTGTTTGATGGAGCAGTGAAGCGGTTTATTCGCATTCACACCGCGAAACTGAAAGCAAAAAACGGAACGCTGGTTGTGCTTCACGATATGACGCAGATCAATCAGGTGGAAGCCATGCGACGGGATTTTGTAGCCAATGTCTCCCATGAATTAAAAACGCCCATCACATCAATCAAAGGATTTGTAGAAACGCTGATTGATAATCCCCCTGCAAAAAACAAAGACCAGAACCATTTCCTGCGAATTATCAGCAGACAGGCTGACCGACTGCAAGCCATTGTAGATGATTTGCTTACGCTTGCCCGAATCGAAGCCGATGCCGATTATGCCAAGCCGCCGCTTCAGTCATGTACCTTCGATGATCTGCTGAATGCAGCCAAGACAACCTGTATGGCAAAGGCGAAAAAGAAAAATGTGGTCATCACGCTGGAGTCACCCCCGCGCTTGAAAAGCTGTTTTAACATTCTGATGATGGAACAGGCACTGGTGAATCTCTTAGACAATTCCATTAAATACAGTCCGGAAGGAACCGAGGTTACCTGTGGCGTTCAAGAATCCTCGGAGCACTACATGATTTATGTTCGGGATCGTGGGTGCGGGATTGCTCCGGAACACATGAACCGCATTTTTGAACGATTTTACCGCGTCGATAAAGCCCGCAGTCGCTCATTGGGCGGCACCGGACTAGGACTATCCATCGTAAAACACATTGTCCTGGCCCACACAGGAACGATCACCGTCGACAGCAGACTGGGCGAGGGAACAACTTTCCGTATTCTGCTTCCGAAGGTCATCGACGAATCGCTGCTCTCCGGATGA
- a CDS encoding glutamate decarboxylase, with translation MPLKTLDDVRGSIDDEVFASSDISTPLPKYRMPEEEHDPRHIYQLVHDELMLDGNSRQNLATFCQTWAEDEVRNLMNECMDKNMIDKDEYPQTAEIETRCVHMLADLWHAPSASETIGCSTTGSSEAAMLGGLAMKWRWRAKQQAAGRPCDKPNLITGPVQICWHKFAKYWDVEIREVPMDGERLILNPDEVIKRCDENTIGVVPTLGVTFTCQYEPVKAIADALDQLQKDSGLDIPMHVDGASGAFLAPFCAPDVVWDFRIERVKSINVSGHKFGLSPLGVGWVVWRERAALPEDLVFNVNYLGGNMPTFALNFSRPGGQIVAQYYNMLRLGKEGYRKIHLNCYQIAQYLAKEIEAIGPFSMIYNGDPQEGIPALCWQTKEGIDPGYTLYQVDERLRIRGWQVPAYSMPAHREDLVVQRILVRHGFSRDMADLLLADFRVAIEHLKENAMHTPPCKPKAEAFHH, from the coding sequence ATGCCGCTTAAAACGCTAGATGATGTACGTGGAAGCATTGATGATGAGGTTTTTGCCTCTTCTGATATTTCTACGCCGTTGCCAAAATATCGTATGCCGGAGGAGGAGCACGATCCTCGGCATATCTATCAATTGGTTCATGATGAACTGATGCTGGATGGGAATTCCCGTCAAAATTTGGCAACTTTCTGCCAGACTTGGGCCGAGGATGAAGTGCGCAATCTTATGAATGAGTGCATGGATAAAAACATGATTGATAAGGATGAATACCCTCAAACGGCAGAAATAGAAACCCGCTGTGTTCATATGCTGGCTGATTTGTGGCATGCCCCGTCCGCTTCTGAAACCATTGGTTGTTCTACGACCGGTTCCAGCGAGGCGGCTATGCTGGGCGGACTGGCTATGAAATGGCGTTGGCGGGCCAAACAGCAGGCAGCTGGAAGACCATGCGATAAACCTAATCTCATTACTGGGCCGGTGCAGATATGCTGGCATAAGTTTGCTAAATACTGGGATGTTGAGATCAGAGAAGTGCCCATGGACGGGGAACGGTTGATTCTCAATCCTGACGAAGTGATCAAACGCTGTGATGAAAATACGATCGGTGTCGTGCCGACGCTTGGCGTCACTTTTACTTGTCAGTACGAGCCTGTAAAGGCGATTGCCGATGCGCTCGATCAGCTTCAGAAGGATTCCGGGTTGGATATACCCATGCATGTAGACGGAGCGAGCGGTGCCTTTTTAGCACCGTTCTGTGCTCCGGATGTGGTGTGGGATTTTCGTATTGAACGTGTGAAATCTATCAATGTGTCCGGCCATAAATTCGGGCTTTCTCCGCTGGGGGTGGGATGGGTTGTGTGGCGTGAGAGGGCCGCACTTCCTGAAGATCTGGTTTTTAATGTAAACTATCTGGGAGGCAATATGCCGACTTTTGCACTGAATTTCTCGCGCCCTGGTGGACAGATTGTTGCGCAATACTATAACATGCTTCGGCTAGGGAAAGAGGGGTATCGGAAGATTCATTTAAACTGCTATCAAATCGCTCAATATCTGGCGAAGGAAATAGAAGCGATAGGTCCCTTTTCAATGATCTATAACGGTGATCCGCAAGAGGGCATTCCTGCCCTGTGCTGGCAGACCAAAGAAGGGATTGATCCAGGCTATACATTGTATCAGGTGGATGAGCGGCTGCGTATTCGAGGTTGGCAGGTGCCTGCTTATTCTATGCCTGCACACCGTGAAGATTTGGTGGTTCAACGAATTCTTGTACGTCATGGATTCAGTCGCGATATGGCGGATCTGTTACTCGCCGACTTTCGTGTCGCTATCGAACATTTGAAAGAAAATGCGATGCATACTCCTCCATGTAAACCGAAGGCTGAAGCCTTTCATCATTGA
- a CDS encoding ATPase, which yields MYLDFYGLKEMPFNVTPDPRFLFFTEQHKDAYYSLKYGIEQRKGFITLTGEVGCGKTTICRAVLAGLPKETRSAMILNPRLTAPQLLRCILTDLGIEPKGSDLFHLNAQLNEYLLDCLLRGENVAIFIDEAQDIPPNVLEQIRLLSNLETDQHKLMQLILSGQPEFRKTIRRNEWRQLRQRIMIQCDLKPMTLQEVQFYISHRLKTAGAFNGVGFDLKASRMVHRKTKGIPRMINTLCDRSLMAGYVKGRIVITSMEVKRAVSELKNYL from the coding sequence ATGTATCTTGATTTTTACGGCCTCAAGGAAATGCCCTTCAATGTAACGCCTGACCCGCGTTTTCTCTTTTTTACTGAACAGCATAAAGATGCCTATTACTCGCTAAAATACGGAATAGAACAACGAAAAGGATTCATAACACTTACCGGGGAAGTTGGTTGTGGAAAAACAACTATATGCCGAGCCGTATTGGCTGGGCTGCCCAAAGAAACACGCTCCGCCATGATTTTGAATCCAAGGCTGACCGCACCACAGCTATTGCGATGCATTCTTACGGATCTGGGTATTGAGCCCAAAGGGAGCGATCTTTTTCATTTAAACGCGCAACTTAATGAATACCTGCTCGACTGCCTTCTGCGAGGCGAAAACGTGGCCATCTTCATTGATGAAGCACAGGATATACCGCCCAATGTACTCGAACAGATACGACTGCTGTCCAATCTTGAAACCGACCAGCATAAGTTGATGCAGCTGATCCTGTCAGGGCAGCCTGAATTCCGAAAAACAATCCGCCGTAACGAATGGCGGCAGCTACGCCAGCGCATTATGATTCAGTGCGACTTGAAGCCCATGACACTTCAGGAAGTGCAATTCTACATATCACACCGTTTGAAAACGGCTGGAGCATTCAACGGAGTAGGCTTTGATTTAAAAGCATCCCGGATGGTGCATCGTAAAACAAAAGGAATCCCGCGCATGATCAATACACTGTGTGACCGCTCATTAATGGCCGGATACGTAAAGGGCCGCATCGTCATTACCTCCATGGAGGTAAAGAGGGCTGTCAGCGAACTCAAAAATTATTTATGA
- a CDS encoding DUF814 domain-containing protein, whose translation MGRYYEYDIDGEWLILAGKTDADNDELSLHVAGKRDYWFHVHGLPGSHVILQNRAQKGLDADKAILKTAAAVAAYHSKARAAGIVPVDCCRADCVSKPPRAKAGTVTICRHTVIKIRPSLPKPSGND comes from the coding sequence ATGGGGCGATATTACGAATATGATATTGATGGCGAATGGTTGATCCTTGCAGGGAAAACCGATGCGGATAATGATGAATTATCGCTGCATGTCGCTGGAAAAAGGGATTACTGGTTTCACGTGCATGGGCTTCCTGGCAGCCATGTCATCTTGCAGAATCGGGCACAAAAAGGGCTGGATGCGGATAAAGCAATACTAAAAACAGCGGCTGCTGTTGCCGCGTATCACAGCAAAGCCCGTGCGGCCGGGATTGTGCCCGTGGACTGTTGCCGTGCAGATTGTGTAAGTAAGCCGCCTCGCGCTAAAGCGGGAACAGTCACGATATGTCGACACACGGTGATCAAGATTCGTCCCTCCTTGCCGAAGCCCTCTGGTAATGACTGA
- a CDS encoding DNA polymerase IV has product MTEERIIVHVDMDAFYAAVEQRDHPEYRGKPVIIGSPPDRRGVVSTCSYEARRFGVKSAMPSSEAGRRCPQGIFVSPDMKRYAGVSRQMFAVFEQFSPFVEPLSIDEAFIDLTGSAHLFGGAVAAAELIKKTIFEQLGLTCSVGLAWNKFLAKLASDMNKPDGLTVVPQDVIPFLAALPVQRIWGVGKTTAKILLDSGLETIDSLQRISLPALSTLLGQRAAVRLKQLAQGLDDRGFELETDDKSMSREVTFSTDEDDLDVLHNTLLMLVDHVAGRLRKSGKYAGGIQIKLRWKGFETLTRQSSFSVPVADVFTLMDEAKRLFDRIPITKAVRLIGFGVYKLSDTSWGQMDLFQDEARRDKREHVSHTVDAIRDRFGKNSIRVGWNTP; this is encoded by the coding sequence ATGACTGAGGAAAGGATTATTGTCCATGTTGACATGGATGCCTTTTATGCAGCAGTAGAGCAGCGTGACCATCCGGAATATCGGGGTAAACCGGTGATTATCGGCTCTCCGCCCGACCGTCGTGGTGTTGTATCAACCTGTTCTTATGAGGCGCGGAGGTTCGGGGTTAAATCAGCCATGCCGTCATCGGAGGCGGGACGTAGATGTCCTCAGGGTATCTTTGTGTCGCCCGACATGAAGCGATATGCCGGAGTGTCGCGGCAGATGTTTGCTGTATTCGAACAATTTTCACCTTTTGTTGAGCCTCTCTCTATTGATGAGGCCTTTATCGATTTGACGGGTAGTGCACATTTGTTTGGTGGAGCCGTTGCGGCTGCGGAGTTGATCAAAAAAACGATTTTCGAGCAGCTGGGGCTGACCTGTTCTGTTGGTCTTGCCTGGAACAAATTTCTGGCAAAATTGGCCAGTGATATGAATAAACCCGACGGTTTGACGGTCGTACCGCAGGATGTCATTCCCTTTTTAGCGGCTTTACCCGTTCAGCGCATTTGGGGTGTGGGAAAAACGACGGCGAAAATATTGCTTGATTCAGGATTGGAAACCATTGATTCATTGCAGCGGATTTCGTTGCCAGCACTATCCACTCTGCTGGGTCAGCGTGCTGCGGTTCGATTAAAGCAGTTGGCACAGGGACTGGATGATCGCGGATTTGAATTGGAAACGGACGATAAAAGCATGTCCAGAGAGGTTACCTTCAGCACCGACGAGGACGACCTCGACGTGCTGCACAACACCTTGCTCATGCTGGTAGACCATGTGGCCGGACGTTTGCGGAAATCTGGAAAATATGCAGGCGGAATCCAGATCAAACTGCGTTGGAAAGGATTTGAAACACTAACGCGTCAGAGTTCCTTTTCAGTCCCTGTCGCGGACGTGTTTACATTGATGGACGAGGCGAAAAGACTATTTGACCGAATACCCATTACGAAAGCGGTGCGTCTGATCGGATTCGGTGTATATAAACTGTCTGATACATCCTGGGGTCAGATGGACTTATTTCAGGATGAAGCACGTCGGGATAAACGGGAACATGTCAGTCATACTGTTGATGCTATCCGCGATCGCTTTGGAAAAAACAGCATTCGTGTGGGATGGAACACTCCGTGA
- the rpoN gene encoding RNA polymerase sigma-54 factor — protein sequence MGKPLFLYSRINIFHSSSIKLAHLRHHFIPFAEIVKGRKKMNIGQTFYQGQKLTQNLSLAPQLLNWLNILQTPTTELSSMIQHELETNPALEAGLDDYDADDRFDAEDYKADGDMSEALTSFENENIDARLATLSEIDQEWREDFNSSQHEARSRFDEDDEHHRYMMDSLVSSPSLYRSLMDQLGAFNLSDEQYLLAEEIIGTLDNRGYIQTSLAVMADELNTPREDLQEALAIVQQLSPSGIAARDLRECLLLQIENHDSLAYRLVHECFDLLPDKKWADAAERLNVDIDDLEDAFAEIKAIDPEPGLAICAEPTAYVEPDVFIRIVDGEITAEVNDESIPRLSISPMIRRLLEQKDLSESDMAFIRQKVRDGQFLMRGISQRKETLLRVSKEIIRIQKDFFTNASGGDMAPLTMNKVAAIIGVHETTVSRAISNKYAATPRGLMPMKHFFKSGYRCADGSAFTPEKIKNIIDDLILKEQPATPVTDQDISDLLKEKGLKVARRTVAKYREELGLPSSKTRAAAFKKQQKKGRAKQVA from the coding sequence ATGGGTAAACCTCTCTTTTTATATTCAAGAATCAATATATTTCATTCCTCATCCATAAAGTTGGCACACTTAAGGCATCACTTCATCCCGTTCGCAGAAATAGTTAAAGGGAGAAAGAAGATGAATATTGGACAAACATTCTATCAGGGCCAGAAGCTCACACAAAACCTAAGCCTCGCTCCGCAGCTTTTGAATTGGCTAAACATCTTGCAGACACCAACCACGGAGCTGTCCAGCATGATTCAGCACGAACTGGAAACAAACCCAGCCCTGGAAGCAGGCCTTGATGACTATGATGCGGATGATCGCTTTGATGCAGAGGACTATAAAGCCGATGGCGATATGAGCGAAGCCCTTACATCCTTTGAAAACGAAAATATTGACGCCCGGTTGGCCACCCTGTCCGAAATCGACCAGGAATGGCGCGAAGATTTTAACAGCAGCCAGCATGAAGCCAGAAGCCGCTTTGATGAAGATGATGAACACCATCGTTATATGATGGACTCCCTTGTTTCCTCTCCCTCCCTTTACCGCTCCCTCATGGATCAGCTCGGTGCTTTCAACCTCTCTGACGAACAATATCTTCTTGCTGAGGAAATTATCGGTACGCTGGATAATCGGGGATACATCCAAACATCTCTCGCCGTTATGGCCGACGAATTAAACACCCCGCGTGAAGACCTTCAGGAAGCACTGGCCATCGTTCAACAGCTTTCCCCCAGTGGCATCGCGGCCCGAGACCTGCGTGAATGCCTGCTCCTTCAGATTGAGAATCATGATTCTCTGGCCTATCGACTGGTTCACGAATGCTTCGATTTACTTCCCGATAAAAAATGGGCTGATGCCGCTGAACGCCTGAATGTAGACATCGACGATCTGGAAGACGCGTTTGCAGAAATAAAAGCCATTGATCCGGAGCCCGGCCTCGCCATATGCGCCGAACCGACCGCCTATGTGGAACCGGATGTCTTCATCCGCATCGTCGACGGAGAAATCACCGCCGAAGTCAATGATGAAAGCATCCCTCGCCTTTCTATCAGCCCCATGATCCGCCGCCTGCTAGAACAAAAGGATCTCTCAGAATCCGACATGGCCTTCATCCGCCAGAAAGTTCGCGATGGACAATTTCTCATGCGCGGCATCAGTCAACGCAAAGAAACCCTACTGCGCGTATCAAAAGAAATCATCCGTATTCAAAAAGATTTCTTCACCAATGCATCCGGCGGCGATATGGCTCCGCTAACCATGAACAAAGTAGCCGCCATTATCGGCGTTCATGAAACAACCGTCAGTCGCGCCATCTCCAACAAATATGCCGCAACCCCGCGCGGCCTGATGCCTATGAAGCATTTCTTCAAAAGCGGCTACCGCTGCGCCGATGGTTCTGCTTTCACACCCGAAAAAATTAAAAATATCATTGATGATCTTATCCTGAAAGAGCAACCCGCCACACCTGTCACCGATCAGGATATTTCAGATCTGCTCAAAGAAAAAGGACTTAAAGTGGCACGCCGCACCGTTGCGAAATATAGAGAAGAACTGGGTCTTCCCTCTTCGAAAACTCGTGCGGCAGCCTTCAAAAAACAGCAAAAAAAGGGACGTGCAAAACAGGTTGCATAA
- a CDS encoding PHP domain-containing protein, producing MLFRADLHMHSCLSPCGSLDMSPSAIVAAAQRRGLNALALTDHNSALNCPPFYNLCKKAGLACLTGIEVTTQEEAHVLALFDDIDTTMAFYEIIHQALMPIPNNPEKFGDQVYVNEEEEIEGIEDILLIGATSLTIDDVMQLTVEHNGLFIPAHVDRTAFSIPSQLGFLPPAPYSAVEVTRYYPLAEDPLKLRDKYFVLTSSDAHYLEHVGRAQNEWELPDFSVATLRQFFSNPLNATHC from the coding sequence ATGCTTTTTAGAGCAGATTTGCATATGCATTCCTGCCTTTCGCCTTGCGGATCGCTGGATATGTCTCCTTCTGCCATTGTTGCCGCAGCACAGAGACGTGGACTGAATGCCCTGGCACTCACAGACCATAATTCCGCACTAAATTGTCCGCCTTTCTATAACCTATGTAAAAAAGCGGGTTTAGCCTGCCTTACCGGTATCGAAGTCACCACGCAGGAAGAAGCTCACGTGCTGGCTCTTTTCGATGATATCGACACCACTATGGCGTTTTACGAAATCATTCATCAGGCCCTCATGCCTATTCCGAATAATCCAGAAAAATTCGGTGATCAGGTCTATGTCAATGAAGAGGAGGAAATCGAAGGCATTGAGGATATACTGCTGATTGGCGCGACCAGCCTCACAATCGATGATGTCATGCAGCTTACCGTTGAGCATAATGGATTATTCATCCCGGCTCATGTCGACCGAACGGCCTTCAGTATTCCTTCTCAACTTGGATTCCTCCCGCCTGCCCCCTATTCTGCCGTAGAAGTTACACGTTATTACCCGTTGGCAGAAGACCCGCTGAAGCTGAGAGATAAGTATTTTGTTCTCACATCTTCCGACGCCCATTATCTCGAACATGTTGGACGCGCGCAAAACGAATGGGAGCTTCCCGATTTTTCTGTTGCGACCCTGCGACAGTTCTTTTCTAACCCGCTGAATGCCACCCACTGTTGA
- a CDS encoding CBS domain-containing protein: MTVVPLSSEQYPLLLIELLIKLKAKDVMTPELVTAGRSDSLRAVQQLMKANRITGVPIVANKRLFGIVSIDDIINALDGGYIDDDAEKHMSTHMVVFEENMPLSFCISYFQKYRYGRFPVLNRDNELVGIITSRDINTALLVELTRELNKQESQSQSKITTDAEGMHLFKVYHVRRYDFENAGKASTDIRKFLKKCKIKSGLIRRVSVAAYELEMNQVVHSLGGTITCRADATHAEIIAQDTGPGIEDVELSMQEGVTTANAWIQSMGFGAGMGLPNAKRVADEFDISSSPDGTRVRVLFRFNDSEETKTNENK; encoded by the coding sequence ATGACTGTTGTACCTTTATCCTCGGAGCAGTACCCCCTGCTGTTAATTGAACTGCTGATTAAACTGAAAGCAAAAGATGTCATGACACCCGAGCTGGTGACCGCCGGGCGAAGTGATTCGTTGAGAGCAGTGCAGCAGCTGATGAAAGCCAATCGCATCACAGGCGTGCCCATCGTTGCGAACAAGCGCCTCTTTGGCATCGTCAGTATCGATGACATCATCAATGCGCTGGATGGCGGCTACATTGATGATGATGCTGAAAAACACATGAGTACACACATGGTGGTGTTTGAGGAGAATATGCCGCTTTCTTTCTGCATATCCTACTTTCAGAAATACCGATACGGACGGTTTCCTGTGTTAAACAGAGACAATGAACTGGTAGGCATCATCACCAGTCGCGATATCAATACGGCACTGCTTGTGGAATTGACCAGGGAGCTGAATAAACAGGAATCACAGTCGCAGTCTAAAATCACCACCGATGCAGAAGGTATGCACTTATTCAAAGTCTATCATGTCCGACGCTATGATTTTGAAAATGCTGGAAAGGCCTCCACGGATATTCGAAAATTCCTGAAAAAGTGTAAAATCAAATCGGGTTTGATACGCCGTGTTTCTGTGGCCGCGTACGAATTGGAGATGAACCAGGTCGTCCATTCTCTGGGTGGAACCATCACCTGCCGAGCGGATGCCACCCATGCTGAAATTATCGCACAGGATACCGGCCCCGGAATTGAAGATGTTGAACTTTCTATGCAAGAAGGTGTTACAACGGCCAATGCATGGATTCAATCTATGGGATTCGGTGCTGGAATGGGCCTGCCGAACGCCAAACGAGTGGCCGATGAGTTTGATATTTCGTCCAGTCCGGACGGAACCCGTGTACGAGTGTTATTCCGTTTTAACGATTCAGAGGAGACTAAAACCAATGAAAATAAGTGA
- a CDS encoding acetate kinase, giving the protein MKKADTILIINAGSSSVKFQVFKMSDNGKVLVKGLVERIGNADPHLVYERADGVKVDEIIDIKDHTGAMRVISDKLADPTCGVVASLSEIDAIGHRVLHGGKEISASVMITPHIKDVIRECFPLGPLHNPPNLAGIEACEASIPSAPNVGVFDTAFHQTMPDAYKYYAVPRKMYDDYGVRKYGFHGTSHKFVTRAAAEFLGKKEEETTIITCHLGNGSSCAAVKNGKVVDTSMGLTPLPGLVMGTRCGDIDAAVVMYLMRQGMSVDEVDNLLNKQSGLMGVSELPSGDMRDLITAKDNGNTKAQLAFDMFLARLIGTIGSYYFTLQGCDGIVFTGGIGENSIEAREAIMERLAFMGCRLDKDRNNSRGKACYISTDDSTLKAFVMPTNEELMIALDTERIVEESMDA; this is encoded by the coding sequence ATGAAGAAAGCGGATACGATTTTAATCATTAATGCGGGCAGTTCCTCTGTCAAATTTCAAGTTTTCAAAATGTCGGACAATGGGAAAGTACTGGTCAAAGGACTTGTAGAGCGTATTGGAAATGCGGATCCCCATCTGGTTTATGAGCGTGCAGACGGCGTAAAAGTGGATGAAATCATTGATATTAAAGATCACACGGGCGCGATGAGAGTGATTAGCGACAAATTGGCCGATCCGACCTGTGGTGTGGTCGCGTCGTTGAGTGAAATTGACGCGATTGGTCATCGTGTACTGCATGGCGGCAAAGAGATTTCTGCATCGGTGATGATCACGCCGCATATCAAAGATGTGATTCGTGAATGTTTTCCGCTGGGTCCGCTGCACAATCCGCCTAATCTGGCGGGAATCGAAGCCTGTGAGGCGAGTATTCCCAGTGCGCCCAATGTGGGTGTCTTTGACACTGCCTTCCATCAGACCATGCCGGATGCCTACAAATATTATGCCGTTCCGCGCAAAATGTACGACGATTATGGTGTCCGCAAATACGGTTTTCATGGAACTTCTCACAAATTTGTTACCCGTGCCGCCGCCGAATTTCTTGGCAAAAAGGAAGAAGAAACGACGATCATCACCTGTCATCTGGGCAATGGTTCCAGCTGTGCAGCCGTAAAGAACGGTAAAGTGGTGGACACGAGCATGGGGCTGACGCCGCTTCCCGGTTTGGTTATGGGCACGCGCTGCGGCGATATTGATGCCGCTGTGGTGATGTATCTGATGCGCCAGGGTATGAGTGTGGATGAGGTGGATAATCTGTTAAACAAGCAGAGCGGTCTAATGGGCGTCAGCGAACTGCCCAGCGGTGATATGCGCGACCTGATTACCGCCAAAGACAATGGCAATACCAAAGCACAGTTGGCCTTTGACATGTTTCTAGCCCGTCTGATTGGAACCATCGGTTCCTACTACTTCACGTTGCAGGGATGTGACGGCATTGTATTTACAGGCGGTATTGGTGAGAACAGCATTGAGGCGCGTGAAGCCATCATGGAAAGATTGGCCTTCATGGGATGCAGGCTGGATAAGGATCGCAACAATTCCCGAGGCAAAGCCTGTTATATCAGCACCGACGACAGCACACTCAAAGCGTTTGTGATGCCGACCAATGAAGAGCTGATGATTGCTCTGGATACGGAACGGATCGTAGAAGAAAGCATGGATGCTTAA